gtatatacatactttatttttttttatcacaggggctgtcgaaattgttttgttaatagaagtttttatttcttcagatatgACTCAAccaaaaaaaatgcagacagtacaacttgaactatttgtacttattttgaatttacatatttatttcataaatgtcaaaaatgtaaaatcactctgctcgtatttttttgctttaattttcgttagtgcaggtttcgatattaaatgttgcccAAGATAATGCCATAAtctgtagtccttttatctttttcaatcattaattacaagtgattataataaaaagttggatatctagtgaaatatttaatattgagtactgtacatatgtattaatttgagtaagtaaagtaaatgattaGGGGGTCGACAGTTTTAAAAGTTtctggtaaaggggtctgcggctgaaaaaagtttgggaactcttggtttaaacaatgatataaacaaacatataaacagtgcctgaaataaaaaaaaaaaaagaagttgtcagatatcggagtcgccgtgaaaaggtgagtcatagcccaccgtctcagtgtcatatgaaagcttattagggtacagtgaaaagataaacaaaataagGGATACAGTGAGAGAAAAAGcttaaaatgtcaactttaatctctaaatttacactttaatcacgtagtttttgtcattaaagtagaacatcagaaacttcatcttaaaatcgtttaatttattagtttctcaaatcccattgcaactaaagtagcacattaaatgctttgttttgtatttgatcttctatgtgctctgtatttgattcactacgtgcttctgtgctttctcttcccctgacaggacacagaatccattacatttgtggtattacagctctctgaataattaaaatactgagatgtatacatgatatcattttcatgataggagttaaagcatgttattaaacatgggaacatggtggcgcagtgatcaTGTCTCACGCGAGATGCTTGCTGCgtcatgcacgaccttcgatgaaatactatattgcagcagtactaactcctaatttctgtccttacttttctttctccaaatacccaatcggctCTGTAATGGCCATTAAGCCATCTGGAAGctcaaaatgcatgtttttttgtttttttttttttaatgacagttAACTGCATTTATTTTATCAGATCTAAGGCAATGAATTGTGTTTaatgatataaaatatattttttccttctccCACCTTGTTTCACAGGGGGAAACCAGCGTGAACTAGCCCgtcaaaaaaatgctaaaaaacagaatgaaaccaGCAAAGGTAAAAGACAGGATGATGGCTTATCAGCAGCTGCAAGAAAGCAAAGGTAAGCAGAAAGGAAATGTCCAGTTTCATGTTCCATTTTTATAATGCACTTTGTTAATCATCAGATGACACTTGCACGAGTAACATTTGCAAGCCTAAGTTACTCCAGATGGATCCAAATATTTACACTGCCCTCtgtttaaaagtacagtatacgATTCATCCTTAATATTCTCATGTCATTTTCCCCACATATAACATTTTCTGCATGCTGTTGAGAGGTAAATGCTCTTGTCTGATTAAGCACGTCTTTTAAGGCTGTgttcacatttcttttaaaagtgaATCTAGTcccttttttcctttgcttttatatttatatctcaAATTGATTGTGCAAGAGTTCCATATATGCAAATGAatgtttacaaattttttttcctgaatgtgcttCACATGTCCATAATAAATACTACTgaatttccccaaaaataagccctagcatgtttttcaggctgctctctaatataagccctaccccaaaaattaAGCCCTAGTTAGATCGTAAGCTGAAAAGTAGGACGcataaggccaggtttatatttCATGTGATgtgtgtgcccgaaacatccgtcaaattccaaggacaccttgccacaatatctctgaaaaggatgtgtAATGATTACATCGATCAATCcggggatgcacccattccagcaagcatcaggcgcaAGACAGAAAGAAAATCCCAGGACAAGGCATCAGTttattgcaaggtgaacacaagcacacacatacacaaacgtCATTTTAGCATtgccaaatccccaaaccttcaagTTTTTGGATAGAAACTGGAGCGCACTgtgtcctttctttttctctttggctCAGATATGCTGCCGTATTTTCTGGTGCTTTTGTGatgcacagaagatggtatgtataaaatatattgtgtcattacgttggggaatatACGACACTTGAATACAAAAGgaccatgaatacatttgtatgtcggaCATCGAACCACGCTCATCGATCCCGGAGTATCCTAAATgcagctggagtagcaagaaattcaggctggaattcagggtttgaatgtggagagttatgaagAATGttccagaagatgacatgactgtatttggataaaagTATATTGTTGTGCATGAATAAATAggacatcccctgaaaataagctctagtgcatcttttggagtaaAAATTAATGTAAGACCTGGTCTTATTTTCTAGGAAAAacggtactttttttttttaaatagaaaaaagtgaCCCAATAGACAGATGCTGATTGCTGCACTACTTCCTAATGTTTCGGTGTAGGTCATATGCAAATTAGCAGCACATCATAGCAAGGAaagcaaatagaaaatgaaaaattactatttgtttttgaatgcattttttagTGCTGTATCTTAAATACTTGTGGACATGAGAGTAGAGTGAGAGATTGCGGTATAAAAGTAGTGGCTACAAAAGGAGGATAAATCCTTTCTGAAGAGATTTTTTTTGGCTGACCCCACTTCTCTAAAAGATCGGCTCTGTGTCACTTATAAGTGAGCTGCAATGTTATCATAGTgttgataacaaaa
This genomic window from Polypterus senegalus isolate Bchr_013 chromosome 12, ASM1683550v1, whole genome shotgun sequence contains:
- the si:ch211-39k3.2 gene encoding small EDRK-rich factor 2, which codes for MTRGNQRELARQKNAKKQNETSKGKRQDDGLSAAARKQRDAQIMQQKQKMANEKSTEKPK